Proteins encoded by one window of Rutidosis leptorrhynchoides isolate AG116_Rl617_1_P2 chromosome 7, CSIRO_AGI_Rlap_v1, whole genome shotgun sequence:
- the LOC139860520 gene encoding transcription initiation factor TFIID subunit 8-like: protein MKKTKTKKKKFKDSSSSSSSEITCSESSDYHTAVSKIAVAQICKSVGYKGAQTTALETLTDIAVRYLQSIAKSAATSAISTGRTQCNLLDVIRAFEDLHSDLGFKGNSDPKKRLYILSNSSILRDTMKFVYRTREIPFAKPLPRRGSTIPSFSTCFPDERVKLNHIPRWLPSFPKIGDGGDKTVVDTANEGAIEVEKMCLIESDRKISKLPEKRRKVSFKISGGSGGRNEIVVKFGGDLRSGVSKRGKRILCEIYDDDDNDDGKPASKKQR, encoded by the coding sequence ATGAAGAAGACGAAAACAAAGAAGAAAAagttcaaagattcatcatcatcatcatcatcggaaATCACTTGCTCAGAATCATCGGATTACCATACGGCTGTCTCTAAAATCGCCGTCGCACAGATCTGTAAATCCGTCGGATACAAAGGCGCTCAAACCACCGCACTCGAAACCCTAACAGACATCGCCGTCAGGTACCTTCAATCAATCGCAAAATCCGCTGCTACCTCCGCCATTTCCACCGGCCGTACACAGTGTAACCTCCTTGACGTCATCCGTGCATTCGAAGACCTACATTCTGACCTAGGGTTTAAAGGAAACTCAGATCCTAAAAAACGATTATATATACTCAGTAATTCATCGATTCTACGTGATACGATGAAATTCGTCTACCGGACTCGTGAAATTCCGTTTGCAAAACCGTTGCCACGCCGCGGAAGTACGATACCGTCATTTTCGACGTGTTTTCCCGACGAGCGTGTGAAATTGAATCATATTCCGAGATGGTTGCCAAGTTTCCCTAAAATCGGTGACGGTGGAGACAAAACGGTTGTTGATACAGCAAATGAAGGTGCAATTGAAGTGGAGAAGATGTGTTTGATTGAATCGGATCGGAAAATTAGTAAGTTGCCGGAGAAAAGGAGAAAAGTAAGCTTTAAGATTTCAGGCGGTAGTGGTGGTCGGAATGAAATTGTAGTTAAATTTGGGGGTGATTTGAGAAGTGGTGTTAGTAAAAGGGGTAAAAGAATTTTATGCGAAATTTATGACGATGACGATAATGATGACGGAAAACCTGCTTCAAAAAAGCAAAGATGA